One segment of Mycoplasmopsis glycophila DNA contains the following:
- a CDS encoding coiled-coil domain-containing protein → MEKNKKKNRKKLILASILGMGVAGAIIIPPLLMKHCSQIKQIESDKKQILNLNIEITNLENAVDNLKAKLRDKEEQIASLKEQLEAERNKLIKARAKLLILVGSEDENFDFGSNGENALNGSLVNELRRDIAEKEETIRLLEIDLAELRDAYSELERELEEKEKQNLMLLNKIEDLIAENNHKIAMLNMEISFLQGENDKKDQIIAEKEQEITNLNNHIVDLNNTITERENTIKENEKQISTLTEQRDIDKKALLNSLLEYRKAIKELVALTNSIKEKNTNFVDNLFTDYNDLLEEENSDLAKIISLKVNQGDYTRLLNGETLTINDNKQISLNSTYDNLDTLEPKYEIPYDKFLNLSDEDYKEFFFNDDNLIKENYDDQIRLLNLLKDKANANATVLNDSLFKMLELNKERNAELVKYLNQLIDQIEKLTGERISPLKDFGTNGENATGGVIQTLKNKIANLKDRFNKAKQKLNEYVGSEDENFEAGENGENALANSLVERLRREINDKQTIISQKETEIREKDATLKQKEQEISNLQTQNQGLNRDLENKKQEISRLETTKTQNEARISELETQKANLERENAEKDESIATLTREKQEALALAEEYKQKYERERGNSASSSSELTNYEDKLYELTGSRNWRFDVGTNGENALAGSLIYRLNQDIKEKDKQIKDKRGDVVVTENTNDEYKLKYEALNVKSVGQITNTFNTDTVFFKAGHEWDTVKSQFQKFNRTNEESYKNNALAFDMYFENERHFNFQDIYEAYRKENRKQEKDTYFQYFVLNPRDLGGYLGATIGIDQWEASRSYALDNIDYSYESYPGEARRNIEDYHDEKINSIMSKSLLFKSRISFNQSWESRNSNFLCNFNNEKKTLTYSSLQSKVYDYNRTANEITKKYTIRQLIRIPKSNDDHAFTFRESVIEIQWKPKIEISRSGNDIVFEFYVVPLSMTTKSGDDNLVKFGFYLAGQNGIRNYPVYSYTESWMRATNKNIGTISSADDVSSYLGSVFLHDKIAVPNEFIDYGEAIPSSMTLQLN, encoded by the coding sequence ATGGAAAAAAATAAAAAGAAAAATAGAAAGAAGCTAATTTTAGCTTCAATATTAGGTATGGGAGTAGCTGGTGCTATTATCATACCACCGCTCCTTATGAAACATTGTTCTCAAATTAAGCAAATTGAAAGTGATAAAAAACAAATTCTAAATCTTAATATTGAAATAACTAATTTAGAAAATGCCGTTGATAATTTAAAAGCAAAGTTAAGAGATAAAGAAGAACAAATTGCTTCTTTAAAAGAGCAGTTAGAAGCTGAAAGAAACAAACTTATCAAAGCAAGAGCTAAATTACTTATTTTAGTTGGAAGCGAAGACGAAAACTTTGACTTTGGATCTAATGGTGAAAACGCATTAAACGGTTCGCTTGTTAATGAATTACGAAGAGATATTGCCGAAAAAGAAGAAACTATTCGCCTATTAGAAATAGATTTAGCAGAATTACGTGATGCTTATAGTGAATTAGAAAGAGAATTAGAAGAAAAGGAGAAGCAAAACCTTATGCTTCTTAATAAAATTGAAGACCTTATAGCAGAAAATAATCACAAGATTGCTATGCTAAATATGGAAATTTCATTTTTACAAGGTGAAAATGATAAAAAAGATCAAATTATTGCCGAAAAAGAGCAAGAGATTACTAATTTAAATAATCACATTGTTGATTTAAACAATACTATTACTGAAAGAGAAAATACAATCAAAGAAAACGAAAAGCAAATAAGTACTCTTACAGAACAAAGAGATATTGATAAAAAAGCTTTACTTAATTCTTTATTAGAATATCGAAAAGCAATCAAAGAGCTTGTTGCTTTAACAAATTCTATTAAAGAGAAAAATACAAACTTTGTCGATAATTTATTTACTGACTATAATGATTTATTAGAAGAAGAAAACAGTGATTTAGCAAAAATTATTAGTCTTAAAGTTAATCAAGGTGATTATACAAGACTTTTAAATGGTGAAACTCTTACTATTAATGATAATAAGCAAATTTCATTAAACTCTACTTATGATAACCTTGATACTCTTGAACCTAAATATGAAATTCCTTATGATAAGTTCTTAAATTTAAGCGACGAAGATTACAAAGAATTTTTCTTTAATGACGATAATCTAATTAAAGAAAACTATGACGACCAAATTAGATTGCTTAATCTTTTAAAAGATAAAGCAAATGCTAATGCTACTGTTCTTAATGATAGCTTATTCAAAATGTTAGAGCTCAACAAAGAAAGAAATGCTGAGCTTGTTAAATATCTTAACCAGCTAATTGACCAAATTGAAAAACTAACAGGTGAAAGAATTAGTCCATTAAAAGATTTTGGAACTAATGGTGAAAATGCTACTGGTGGAGTAATTCAAACACTTAAAAATAAAATTGCTAATTTAAAAGATAGATTTAACAAAGCAAAACAAAAACTTAATGAATATGTTGGAAGCGAAGACGAGAATTTTGAAGCAGGCGAAAATGGTGAAAACGCATTAGCTAACTCATTGGTTGAAAGATTAAGAAGAGAAATAAATGATAAACAAACTATCATTTCACAAAAAGAAACTGAAATTAGAGAAAAAGATGCTACTCTAAAACAAAAAGAGCAAGAAATTTCTAATTTACAAACTCAAAATCAAGGACTTAACCGTGATTTAGAAAACAAGAAACAAGAAATTTCAAGACTTGAAACAACTAAAACGCAAAATGAAGCAAGAATTAGCGAATTAGAAACTCAAAAAGCTAATTTAGAGCGTGAAAATGCTGAAAAAGACGAGAGCATAGCGACTTTAACAAGAGAAAAACAGGAAGCTCTTGCGTTAGCGGAAGAATATAAACAAAAATATGAACGTGAAAGGGGGAATTCTGCTTCTAGTTCAAGTGAATTAACTAACTATGAAGATAAGCTTTATGAATTAACAGGAAGCAGAAATTGGCGATTTGATGTTGGAACAAATGGCGAAAACGCTCTTGCTGGTTCGTTAATTTATAGACTAAATCAAGACATTAAAGAAAAAGATAAACAGATAAAAGACAAACGAGGTGATGTTGTGGTTACCGAAAATACCAACGACGAATATAAATTGAAATATGAAGCGTTGAATGTTAAGAGTGTTGGACAAATAACTAATACTTTTAACACAGATACTGTTTTCTTTAAAGCTGGTCACGAATGAGATACTGTTAAGTCACAATTCCAAAAATTTAATAGAACTAATGAAGAAAGTTATAAAAACAACGCGCTTGCTTTTGATATGTATTTTGAAAATGAACGTCATTTTAACTTTCAAGATATTTATGAAGCATATAGAAAAGAAAACAGAAAACAAGAAAAAGACACATACTTTCAATATTTTGTTTTAAACCCTAGGGACTTAGGTGGTTATTTAGGAGCAACAATAGGTATTGACCAGTGAGAAGCTTCAAGGTCTTACGCTTTGGACAATATTGATTATTCTTATGAAAGCTATCCAGGTGAAGCGAGAAGAAACATAGAAGATTATCACGACGAAAAAATCAACTCTATTATGTCTAAATCTCTTTTATTTAAATCAAGAATAAGTTTTAATCAAAGTTGAGAAAGTAGAAATTCAAATTTCTTATGTAATTTCAATAACGAAAAGAAAACACTAACTTATTCAAGTCTTCAATCAAAGGTTTATGATTACAATAGAACTGCTAATGAAATCACTAAAAAATATACAATAAGACAACTTATTAGAATTCCAAAATCAAACGATGACCACGCTTTTACTTTTAGAGAAAGCGTTATCGAAATTCAATGAAAACCTAAAATTGAAATTTCTCGAAGCGGTAATGATATTGTGTTTGAATTTTATGTTGTTCCATTAAGTATGACCACAAAATCAGGTGACGATAATTTAGTTAAGTTTGGTTTTTATCTTGCTGGTCAAAACGGTATTAGGAATTACCCTGTATATTCTTATACCGAAAGTTGAATGAGAGCAACAAATAAAAATATTGGAACAATTTCTTCTGCTGACGATGTTAGTTCATATTTAGGTAGTGTTTTCTTACACGATAAAATAGCCGTTCCAAATGAATTTATAGATTACGGAGAAGCAATTCCTAGTTCAATGACTTTACAACTTAATTAA